TTTCTTCTTTGCCAAAACCTGCAAGCTGCTTTATGGCATGTAACGGCAGCATACCGTTTTCAAGGATGGTGCCGTAAATGCGTTTCGCGTGGTTGCTGATTGCACCGTCCGAGTATTTTTCATCAAAGGTCATATTGCCTCTGCGAACCGCGAGAAAATAGGGAACCCATTCTTTGACGATATATCCGCTTTTCTTAAAGAACAGTTTTGCATAAGCAATATCCTTACGCTCGTCCAGCACACGCATGCGCCATTCCCACGGGTCAGTCTCCGGGTCGCCGGTGTGCCAGCGAACAGGCGTTTCATAAGGCGGTTCTTCCTCCCAATTCCATGAAATTACAGAGAAAATCCCTTCGCTGTTCCCGCCTCCCATTGAGAACCCAGCGTCCAGCAAGGCGCTAATAAAATCGCCGTAGTTTTTTATTTGCTTACTACTCATCCAAAACCCTCCTTGACAAGTATGAAAACATTATACCACATAAATAAGACATACTTTTTCAAAAAAAGATACCTGTAAATCCCTTTGCTATTGTATTGGATGTAATAGTATGCTATATTTTTATTAAGATTAAAACTGAATATTCCATTATCGGGTGCCCATTCCACAGGGATGGGTTAAAAGGGAAAGTGGTGAAATACCACTGCAGCCCACCGTTACTGTGATGTTGACGAAACCAGCAAGAATCACTGGAATAATATATTCTGGGAAGAGTTGGGAGTAGGATGAAGCTCAGCCAGGAAACCTGCCCGTTAATTGTCGAATCTTTCGGAGGGAAAGATAACGCAGCGTCGGAAAGCAATGTATATAGGGTAGTCCGTATTTTTTGGCTGCTCAAAATAAATTGTGTTTTTAAACACCTCTGAAATATTGAGGTGTTTTTTATTTTGCATATTCCCTATCGATAAAATTTTGGAAAGCGATGATTTTATGATATATAAAGCCAGAAATACATTCTTGCAGTCGCTGCACCCACTTGTTACTGTTTCGCTTATATTTTTGTACGTCTTAATTTTTATATTTATTGAAAACCCCTTATACATATTAATTTCAATATTAAGCATTTTAGCCATGGCTTATATGGATGGGTCGGGA
This genomic window from Oxobacter pfennigii contains:
- a CDS encoding AlkZ-related protein — its product is MSSKQIKNYGDFISALLDAGFSMGGGNSEGIFSVISWNWEEEPPYETPVRWHTGDPETDPWEWRMRVLDERKDIAYAKLFFKKSGYIVKEWVPYFLAVRRGNMTFDEKYSDGAISNHAKRIYGTILENGMLPLHAIKQLAGFGKEEKSQFERALVELQMKMYLTMYGRQQKISKKGEEYGWSSTVFCTTESFWGEDVFEKASKIGKDEAIQKITNHIFTLNPNGEPKNILKFIKG